In Streptomyces sp. NBC_00306, a single genomic region encodes these proteins:
- the eboE gene encoding metabolite traffic protein EboE, producing MRFRHPDGTTVHLGYCTNVHPAETLDGVLAQLRDHCEPVRRRLGRDRLGIGLWLAKDAARALVTDPSALRGLRGELDRRGLEVVTLNGFPYEGFGAEEVKYRVYKPDWTDPERLSHTTDLARLLAGLLPDDVTEGTISTLPLAWRTPFDNVAAESARAALTTLAERLDALEDLTGKSVRIAVEPEPGCIVETTADAIAPLSGIASHRIGVCIDTCHLATSFEEPETALAALTAAGVTVPKAQLSAALHAEEPHLPEVRAALAAFAEPRFLHQTRTRTSAGLRGTDDLPEAVAGQALPDGAPWRSHFHVPLHAPPAPPLTSTLPVLKDTLSRLVGGPAPLTRHLEVETYTWQALPAELRPRNRTQLADGIAAELTLARDLLVDLGLKELP from the coding sequence ATGCGCTTCCGCCACCCCGACGGCACCACCGTCCACCTCGGCTACTGCACCAACGTCCATCCCGCCGAGACCCTCGACGGCGTCCTCGCCCAGCTCCGCGACCACTGCGAGCCGGTGCGCCGCCGTCTCGGCCGTGACCGGCTGGGCATCGGCCTCTGGCTGGCCAAGGACGCGGCCCGCGCCCTCGTCACCGATCCCTCCGCGCTGCGGGGCCTGCGCGGCGAACTCGACCGGAGAGGCCTGGAGGTCGTCACCCTCAACGGCTTCCCGTACGAGGGGTTCGGCGCCGAAGAGGTCAAGTACCGCGTCTACAAGCCGGACTGGACGGACCCCGAACGCCTCTCCCACACCACCGATCTCGCCCGGCTGCTGGCCGGCCTGCTGCCCGACGACGTCACCGAGGGCACCATCTCCACCCTGCCGCTGGCATGGCGCACCCCCTTCGACAACGTTGCCGCCGAGAGTGCCCGTGCGGCGCTGACCACCCTCGCCGAACGCCTCGACGCCCTCGAGGACCTCACCGGCAAGTCCGTCCGCATCGCCGTCGAGCCCGAACCCGGCTGCATCGTCGAGACCACCGCCGACGCCATCGCACCCCTGAGCGGCATCGCCTCCCACCGGATCGGCGTCTGCATCGACACCTGCCATCTCGCCACCTCCTTCGAAGAGCCGGAGACCGCCTTGGCCGCCCTCACCGCGGCCGGCGTGACCGTTCCCAAGGCCCAGCTGTCCGCGGCCCTGCACGCCGAGGAGCCCCATCTCCCCGAAGTACGCGCCGCGTTGGCCGCCTTCGCCGAGCCCCGCTTCCTGCACCAGACCCGCACCCGGACCAGCGCGGGCCTGCGCGGCACCGACGACCTCCCGGAAGCCGTCGCCGGCCAGGCACTGCCCGACGGTGCACCCTGGCGGTCGCACTTCCACGTCCCGCTGCACGCCCCACCCGCCCCGCCTCTCACCTCCACCCTCCCCGTCCTGAAGGACACGCTGTCCCGGCTCGTCGGGGGACCGGCGCCCCTGACCCGTCATCTGGAAGTGGAGACGTACACCTGGCAGGCCCTGCCCGCCGAGCTGC